A genomic region of Candidozyma auris chromosome 5, complete sequence contains the following coding sequences:
- the ERG9 gene encoding bifunctional farnesyl-diphosphate farnesyltransferase/squalene synthase, whose protein sequence is MGKLLQLLAHPTELKAVVQLKVFKESAFPHDLSEAPKSLVRCYELLDHTSRSFAAVIKELHPELRNSTMIFYLVLRALDTVEDDMTIDPSVKVPLLRSFHEKLNTKDWTFTGSGPNEKDRAVLVEFDTILTEYHKLKPEHQDIVKKITRKMGNGMADYIVDENFNTNGVATIADFDLYCHYVAGLVGEGLSDLMVLAGFADSQVQADDYQLSESMGLFLQKTNIIRDYHEDLEDGRSFYPREVWSKYTDALPNFNKVAEEKEKGVHCINELVLNALGHVTDVLTYLSLITESTSFNFCAIPQVMAVATLAEIYNNKEVLEKNVKIRKGTTCKLILNSRTLPDVVKIFRHYMRVINHKSDVKDPNYLKIGIKLGEIEQFCEEMYPSPGAIPAGVTKTPKPIAENIVRRGDFDMKVAKQVSSERAMCDMSLVALLVAVVSFVRWVAA, encoded by the coding sequence ATGGGAAAACTTCTTCAGTTGTTAGCACACCCCACAGAGCTCAAGGCCGTAGTGCAACTCAAAGTGTTCAAGGAATCAGCTTTTCCTCACGATCTCTCTGAGGCGCCCAAATCATTGGTGAGATGTTACGAACTTTTGGACCACACATCTCGTTCATTTGCAGCAGTAATCAAGGAGTTGCATCCCGAATTGAGAAACTCTACCATGATTTTCTACCTTGTCTTGAGAGCATTGGACACCGTCGAGGACGACATGACCATCGATCCGCTGGTAAAGGTGCCCTTGTTGAGGAGTTTCCATGAGAAGCTTAATACCAAAGATTGGACGTTTACGGGAAGCGGGCCCAACGAGAAGGACAGAGCAGTGTTGGTGGAGTTTGACACAATTCTAACCGAGTACCACAAGTTGAAGCCCGAGCACCAGgacattgtcaagaagatcacgAGGAAAATGGGCAACGGAATGGCGGACTACATTGTCGACGAgaacttcaacaccaacgGTGTTGCCACCATTGCCGACTTTGACTTGTATTGTCATTACGTAGCTGGATTGGTGGGTGAAGGTTTGTCTGacttgatggtgttggcTGGTTTTGCCGACTCACAGGTGCAGGCGGACGACTATCAATTGTCCGAGAGCATGGGGTTGTTTTTACAAAAAACGAACATTATCAGAGACTATCACGAAGACTTGGAAGACGGCCGTTCCTTCTATCCGCGTGAGGTGTGGTCCAAGTACACGGATGCATTGCCTaacttcaacaaggtggccgaagaaaaagagaaaggtGTCCACTGTATCAACGAATTGGTGTTGAACGCCTTAGGCCACGTCACAGACGTTTTGACATACTTATCGTTAATCACAGAATCCACCAGTTTTAACTTTTGTGCTATTCCACAAGTGATGGCGGTCGCCACGTTGGCCGAAatctacaacaacaaggaagtgttggagaagaacgTCAAGATCAGAAAGGGTACGACGTGCAAACTCATTCTCAACTCAAGAACGCTTCCCGACgtggtgaagatcttcagaCACTACATGCGGGTCATCAACCACAAGCTGGACGTGAAGGACCCCAACTACCTCAAGATCGGCATCAAGCTCGGTGAGATTGAGCAATTCTGCGAGGAGATGTACCCTAGCCCCGGCGCCATTCCAGCGGGCGTGACCAAGACGCCCAAACCAATTGCTGAAAATATCGTCAGACGCGGCGACTTTGACATGAAGGTGGCCAAGCAGGTGAGCAGCGAGCGGGCCATGTGTGACATGTCGCTTGTGGCGCTTCTCGTGGCGGTGGTGAGCTTTGTGCGGTGGGTGGCTGCCTAG
- a CDS encoding ubiquitinyl hydrolase 1, with amino-acid sequence MSQHISFPVKRICWSQYEHETPILLQEANGPCPLIALVNTLLLQNDVHKLEAELNPKSNSNNVDSKHIESVAKVRSLLNRNLDSRVALSEVLACLGDVLLDIYRDDDSSVVNKLLESLPLLHTGLSVDPNLYEGGFAQGDLGQQMFEAFGLVFVHGWLWDPSENVHEEHFRKLATFDRIQDFLLNPKEDPVVKADLHQWLDRHSTQLTAHGLKVLDARLEAGSLAVFFRNNHFSTIYKAHEHDFYSLITDSSLASNKCVWQSIISVSGKDDLFFTGDFVPLSENSESGPFESHEDLELVRQLQEEEDAAMAQRMQKRYDDRQPKTLPKELEKPKEKKGKRSEVCQRRANYCV; translated from the coding sequence ATGTCCCAACACATATCCTTCCCGGTCAAACGTATCTGCTGGTCCCAGTATGAGCACGAGACGCcgattcttcttcaagaagccaaCGGTCCGTGTCCTTTAATTGCCCTAGTCAACACGCTTCTCCTACAGAACGATGTCCATAAGTTGGAGGCGGAGCTCAACCCAAAAAGCAACTCCAACAACGTGGACAGCAAGCACATTGAGAGCGTTGCAAAAGTCAGGCTGCTTTTGAATAGAAACTTAGACCTGAGAGTGGCCCTTAGTGAAGTTTTGGCCTGTTTGGGAGACGTTTTGCTTGACATATACAGAGACGATGACTCGAGCGTGGTGaataagcttcttgagagtcttcctcttttgcaCACTGGCTTGAGTGTGGATCCGAACTTGTACGAGGGGGGTTTCGCTCAAGGCGATCTTGGGCAGCAGATGTTTGAAGCGTTTGGCCTAGTGTTCGTGCACGGGTGGCTCTGGGACCCTTCTGAAAACGTGCACGAGGAGCACTTCCGTAAATTGGCCACGTTTGACCGGATTCAGGACTTTTTACTCAATCCTAAGGAGGACCCTGTTGTGAAGGCGGACCTTCACCAATGGCTTGATAGACACAGCACGCAGTTGACTGCTCATGGgttgaaggtgttggaTGCGAGGTTGGAGGCGGGGTCGTTGGCGGTTTTTTTCCGAAACAATCACTTCCTGACCATATATAAGGCTCACGAGCACGACTTCTACCTGCTCATCACAGACTCGTCGCTAGCGTCCAACAAGTGCGTGTGGCAGTCGATCATCTCTGTGCTGGGCAAGGACGACTTGTTCTTCACGGGCGACTTTGTGCCGCTTCTGGAGAACTCAGAGCTGGGTCCGTTCGAGCTGCATGAGGACTTGGAGCTAGTGCGCCAGCTTcaggaggaggaggatgcTGCCATGGCCCAGAGAATGCAAAAACGGTACGATGATAGGCAACCCAAGACTTTGCCCAAGGAGCTAGAGAAGccaaaggagaagaaaggcAAGAGGCTGGAGGTGTGCCAAAGAAGGGCAAACTACTGTGTGTGA
- the YPT72 gene encoding Rab family GTPase YPT7 — translation MSSRKKTLLKVIILGDSGVGKTSLMQQFVNNKFSQQYKATIGADFLTKDLTINGKTVSLQIWDTAGQERFQSLGVAFYRGADCCVLCYDVTNEKSLTNLASWKDEFLVQSNVSNPQDFPFIIIGNKIDVDESRRIPSLSKKLMNITNNQLGGMNYPVFETSAKDSINVEAAFEVVAKMALQQEELNEGSRNDINDDYNDAINIHSENESGGCAC, via the coding sequence ATGTCAAGCCGCAAGAAGACCCTCCTCAAGGTCATCATTCTAGGCGACTCTGGAGTGGGTAAAACGTCGCTCATGCAGCAGTTTGTCAACAACAAATTCTCTCAGCAATATAAGGCCACCATTGGCGCCGACTTCTTGACCAAGGACCTCACCATCAATGGCAAGACGGTCTCGTTGCAGATTTGGGACACTGCCGGCCAGGAACGGTTTCAGAGCTTGGGTGTGGCGTTCTACCGTGGTGCTGATTGCTGTGTGCTTTGCTACGACGTTACCAATGAGAAATCActcaccaacttggcctcTTGGAAGGATGAGTTTTTGGTGCAACTGAACGTGCTGAACCCGCAAGACTTCCCCTTCATTATCATTGGCAACAAGATTGACGTGGACGAGAGCAGGAGGATCCCGCTGttgtcgaagaagttgatgaacatcaccaacaatCAGCTAGGAGGTATGAACTACCCTGTTTTCGAGACGAGCGCCAAGGACTCCATTAACGTGGAGGCTGCGTTTGAAGTGGTGGCCAAGATGGCGTTGCAGCAGGAAGAGTTGAACGAAGGCTCTCGGAACGACATCAACGACGACTACAACGACGCTATCAACATTCACCTGGAGAACGAGCTGGGTGGATGTGCGTGCTGA
- the PGA26 gene encoding Pga26p: MMKVPSEEDVAVEFLQRGSTASGAAAAASAAAVVDALVVAIDAATSLEPKCTTPCPIQQERRCNFTRFFIMQFSTVAAASALAATVAAGYSNATTVTTDVTVTGYTTYCPEPTVITITKCEEVCKPTEITVTEATTLTVTEPCVVPTTYTTAYHTTTSTVPCEECEHKPTTVAGESTKPAESTTAAVSSYEGAAAKNVAGAVAGVAAVAAALF; this comes from the exons atgatgaaagtgCCGTCTGAGGAGGACGTGGCCGTGGAATTCCTTCAGCGTGGGTCCACCGCACTgggtgctgctgctgctgcttctgctgctgctgtcgTCGATGCGCTTGTTGTTGCAATCGACGCAGCGACCTCCCTTGAACCCAAGTGCACAACACCCTGCCCTATCCAGCAAGAAAGGAGATGCAATT TCACTCGCTTCTTCATAATGCAATTCTCCACCGtcgctgctgcttctgctctCGCTGCCACCGTTGCCGCTGGCTACTCTAACGCCACCACCGTCACCACCGACGTTACCGTGACTGGCTACACCACCTACTGCCCAGAGCCAACCgtcatcaccatcaccaagtGTGAGGAGGTTTGCAAGCCAACCGAGATCACCGTGACTGAGGCCACCACCTTGACCGTCACTGAGCCATGTGTTGTGCCAACCACCTACACCACTGCTTAccacaccaccacctccactGTTCCATGTGAGGAGTGTGAGCACAAGCCAACCACTGTTGCTGGTGAGTCCACCAAGCCAGCTGAGTCCACCACCGCTGCTGTCTCCTCTTACGAGGGTGCTGCTGCCAAGAACGTTGCTGGTGCCGTTGCTGGTGTCGCTGCCGTTGCCGCTGCTTTGTTCTAA
- a CDS encoding elongation factor 1-alpha: MGKEKQHVNLVVIGHVDSGKSTTTGHLIYKCGGIDKRTIEKFEKEAAELGKGSFKYAWVLDKLKAERERGITIDIALWKFETPKYHVTVIDAPGHRDFIKNMITGTSQADCAILIIAGGVGEFEAGISKDGQTREHALLAYTLGVKQLIVAINKMDSVKWDKNRFEEIVKETSNFVKKVGYNPKTVPFVPISGWNGDNMIEASTNCDWYKGWEKETKAGKSTGKTLLEAIDAIEPPTRPTDKPLRLPLQDVYKIGGIGTVPVGRVETGVIKAGMVVTFAPAGVTTEVKSVEMHHEQLAEGVPGDNVGFNVKNVSVKEIRRGNVCGDSKNDPPKGSESFTAQVIVLNHPGQISSGYSPVLDCHTAHIACKFDTLIEKIDRRTGKKLEDEPKFIKSGDAAIVKMVPTKPMCVEAFTDYPPLGRFAVRDMRQTVAVGVIKSVEKSDKAGKVTKAAQKAAKK, translated from the coding sequence ATGGGTAAAGAGAAGCAGCACGTCAACTTGGTTGTCATTGGTCACGTCGACTCCGGTAagtccaccaccaccggtCACTTGATTTACAAGTGTGGTGGTATCGACAAGAGAACCATTGAGAAGTTCGAGAAGGAAGCCGCCGAGTTGGGTAAGGGTTCTTTCAAGTACGCTTGGgtcttggacaagttgaaggctgAGCGTGAGAGAGGTATCACCATCGATATCGCTTTGTGGAAGTTCGAGACTCCAAAGTACCACGTCACCGTTATTGATGCTCCAGGTCACAGagatttcatcaagaacatgatCACTGGTACCTCCCAGGCTGACTGTGCCATCTTGATCATTGCcggtggtgttggtgaGTTCGAGGCTGGTATCTCCAAGGACGGTCAGACCAGAGAGCACGCTCTTTTGGCTTACACCTTGGGTGTTAAGCAGTTGATTGttgccatcaacaagatggACTCTGTCAAGTGGGACAAGAACAGATTCGAGGAAATTGTCAAGGAGACTTCCAACTTCGTCAAGAAGGTTGGTTACAACCCTAAGACTGTTCCTTTCGTGCCAATCTCTGGTTGGAACGGTGACAACATGATTGAGGCCTCCACCAACTGTGACTGGTACAAGGGTTGGGAGAAGGAGACCAAGGCCGGTAAGTCCACCGGTAAGACCTTGTTGGAGGCCATTGACGCAATTGAGCCACCAACCAGACCAACCGACAAGCCATTGAGATTGCCATTGCAGGATGTCTACAAGATCGGTGGTATTGGTACTGTGCCAGTCGGTAGAGTCGAGACCGGTGTCATCAAGGCCGGTATGGTTGTCACCTTCGCCCCAGCTGGTGTCACCACCGAAGTCAAGTCCGTTGAGATGCACCACGAGCAGTTGGCCGAGGGTGTCCCAGGTGACAACGTTGGTTTCAACGTCAAGAACGTCTCTGTTAAGGAGATTAGAAGAGGTAACGTCTGTGGTGACTCCAAGAACGACCCACCAAAGGGCTCCGAGTCTTTCACCGCCCAGGTTATCGTGTTGAACCACCCAGGTCAGATCTCCTCTGGTTACTCTCCAGTGTTGGACTGTCACACTGCCCACATTGCTTGTAAGTTCGACACcttgattgagaagatcgaCAGAAGAACCGGtaagaagttggaggacGAGCcaaagttcatcaagtccGGTGACGCTGCTATTGTCAAGATGGTGCCAACCAAGCCAATGTGTGTTGAGGCTTTCACTGACTACCCACCATTGGGTAGATTCGCTGTTAGAGACATGAGACAGACCGTTGCTGTCGGTGTCATCAAGTCTGTTGAGAAGTCCGACAAGGCCGGTAAGGTCACCAAGGCTGCTCAGAAGGCTGCTAAGAAATAA
- a CDS encoding protein kinase activating protein, translating to MSKPLMGRTFCCTGLQGSERHEIAEKILALGGTHQSDLMSSVQYLIVGSRSTEKYKYSIKYRHDIVFLAPTAIKKIHERWTAGDDTGLDPNEYQLPVFSSFNVCVARIDRPAVEVVSKLFAERFRTPVAGAMPRDSLTDAFSADEVSVCMEKKGATVSTTLTPSSDVVVSTETSGKRFTMAKQWGISVVHPLWVYDSCLRGAALDLDDYVLTADGNNLYNNASFVWKKLYVARIGSSKPQSAPGVNMDAERAPLKKSSEVWSSIMNNARSKAAKTIKESIWDEPAEEKETTITTTESAPRSPAAKKSSLFVGFKFLPVGFSIPQQKVLRTVVESHNGEVAGSADDETITHVLLLVKSGPQANLVLSMLPSGMKRRINSKDVHVVTDWFIERSIYYKQIRHDSWCKPLQGLVPSPKKFKVCITGFTGVELLHIEKLIEYLNLEFCETLASKRDLLIVNINLFKDRLLGKSPTLFKYKHKDVLNCPIYSTGDGSSSVSVLSSQNKMNAAKKWNIPIVSIAYLWEMIQTSAGKANLQMPDIFDHHWCIYAPRSLAKPTTLLDYVRSINNDFQTQRRSVEESEEASESVQLPSPRKVREKQKFGRLAGGGESLTEKLKRARDGGEDDGEDVRSEDRPPESDDIMTQVGYVNQDSVQNSEELMKKLGEDIDRPAKRTRRAANK from the coding sequence ATGTCGAAGCCGTTGATGGGCCGCACGTTCTGCTGCACGGGGCTCCAGGGGCTGGAACGCCACGAGATcgcagagaagatcttggCCTTGGGCGGCACCCACCAGAGCGACCTCATGAGTCTGGTCCAGTATTTAATTGTGGGCTCCAGATCAACAGAGAAGTACAAGTACTCAATCAAGTACCGGCACGACATTGTGTTTTTGGCACCAAccgccatcaagaagatccACGAGAGATGGACTGCGGGCGACGACACGGGGCTCGATCCAAACGAGTACCAGTTGCCTGTGTTTCTGCTGTTCAATGTGTGTGTTGCACGAATAGACAGGCCTGCTGTGGAAGTGGTGCTGAAGTTGTTTGCTGAGAGGTTCAGAACGCCTGTGGCCGGGGCAATGCCTCGAGATCTGCTCACTGACGCGTTTCTGGCGGACGAGGTGTCTGTTTGCATGGAAAAGAAGGGTGCTACGGTCAGCACGACGCTAACTCCCAGCAGCGATGTGGTGGTGAGCACAGAGACTCTGGGGAAGCGCTTTACGATGGCCAAGCAGTGGGGGATTTCCGTGGTACACCCGCTTTGGGTGTACGACTCGTGCTTGAGAGGTGCTGCTTTGGACCTCGACGACTATGTGCTCACCGCTGATGGGAACAATCTCTACAACAACGCGTCTTTTGTGTGGAAGAAGCTATACGTTGCTCGTATTGGGCTGTCAAAGCCTCAGTCTGCGCCAGGGGTGAACATGGACGCGGAAAGGGCgcccttgaagaagtcgtCGGAAGTGTGGAGCTCAATCATGAACAATGCACGGTCCAAGGCGGCGAAAACGATCAAGGAGAGTATCTGGGACGAGCCTGCTGAGGAGAAGGAAACAACAATCACAACTACGGAGCTGGCGCCCAGGTCGCCGGCGGCCAAGAAAAGCTCGCTTTTTGTGGGCTTCAAGTTTTTACCGGTAGGTTTCTCGATTCCTCAGCAGAAAGTGTTGAGGACGGTAGTGGAGTCGCATAACGGAGAAGTGGCTGGCTCTGCTGACGACGAAACAATCACACATgtgcttcttttggtgaagagcGGGCCTCAGGCCAATTTGGTTCTTCTGATGCTCCCAAGCGGGATGAAGCGTCGAATCAACAGTAAGGATGTCCATGTTGTCACCGACTGGTTCATTGAACGGTCAATCTACTATAAACAGATTCGTCATGACAGCTGGTGCAAACCCTTGCAAGGGTTGGTGCCGCTGCCGAAGAAATTTAAAGTTTGCATCACGGGCTTCACGGGAGTGGAGCTACTACACATTGAAAAACTCATTGAGTATCTAAATCTTGAGTTTTGCGAGACCCTTGCATCGAAGCGAGACTTGCTTATCGTTAATATTAATTTATTCAAAGACAGACTCTTAGGGAAGAGTCCGACGTTGTTCAAATACAAGCACAAAGACGTGCTCAACTGCCCGATTTACTCCACGGGCGACGGTCTGTCGTCAGTGTCTGTGCTTTCCTCCCAGAACAAGATGAATGCTGCCAAAAAATGGAACATTCCCATCGTATCAATCGCTTACCTCTGGGAGATGATCCAAACGCTGGCTGGCAAGGCCAATTTGCAAATGCCAGACATATTTGATCATCATTGGTGTATCTATGCGCCTCGGAGCTTGGCAAAACCCACCACGCTTCTTGACTACGTTAGGAGTATCAACAACGACTTTCAAACGCAACGACGCTCTGTGGAAGAAAGTGAGGAGGCTAGCGAGTCTGTGCAGCTTCCATCACCACGAAAAGTCAGAGAGAAGCAGAAGTTTGGTCGCTTAGCCGGTGGCGGCGAATCGCTCAcagaaaagctcaagcGGGCTCGAGATGGTGGTGAGGATGACGGTGAGGATGTCCGCTCGGAGGACCGGCCGCCCGAGAGCGACGATATCATGACACAAGTTGGGTATGTGAACCAAGACTCAGTACAGAACAGTGAAGagctcatgaagaagctcggAGAGGATATCGACCGTCCAGCCAAGCGGACAAGGCGAGCAGCCAACAAGTAG
- the GTR1 gene encoding Rag GTPase GTR1 — protein MSSSSRKKLLLMGRSGSGKSSMRSIIFSNYSAFDTRRLGATIDVEHSHLRFLGNMTLNLWDCGGQDVFMDNYFTTQKDHIFKMVQVLIHVFDVESKSINKDIDIFVKSLTNLQKFSPDAKIFVLLHKMDLVQIDKREELFVIMMDKLQKISNPYQFKLVGFPTSIWDESLYKAWSSIVCSLIPNMNLFNSNLLRFNEVLDAEEIILFEKTTFLVISSTASIQRQQNGSSGVINGSVESLDPKRFEKISNIIKTYKQSITKLRTSFNNLIIRGSNGTSFYVDILTDNLFIMIVLKDKSADDNYVNAREDLVILENIKAARRWFEKIENAK, from the coding sequence ATGTCGCTGTCTTCTagaaaaaagcttcttttgatggGCCGCTCTGGCTCGGGCAAGTCGTCGATGCGCTCgatcatcttctccaactaCTCAGCGTTCGATACCAGGCGCTTGGGCGCCACCATAGACGTGGAACACTCCCATTTAAGGTTTCTCGGGAACATGACGCTCAATCTTTGGGACTGTGGTGGTCAAGATGTGTTCATGGATAACTACTTCACCACTCAAAAGGACcacatcttcaagatggtGCAAGTGCTTATTCATGTGTTTGACGTGGAGTCCAAGTCCATCAATAAGGATATAGACATATTTGTCAAGTCGCTCACGAATTTGCAGAAGTTCAGTCCTGATGCCAAGATTTTCGTCTTGCTACACAAGATGGATTTGGTGCAAATCGACAAAAGAGAGGAGTTGTTCGTGATCATGATGGATAAGCTTCAGAAGATCTCGAACCCATACCAGTTCAAGTTGGTCGGGTTCCCGACATCTATCTGGGATGAGTCCTTGTACAAAGCATGGTCGCTGATTGTGTGCTCGTTGATCCCCAACATGAATCTTTTCAACAGCAACTTGTTGCGCTTTAATGAGGTTTTGGATGCCGAGGAGATCATCCTATTTGAAAAGACGACGTTCTTGGTCATTTCTTCCACGGCATCCATACAGCGGCAACAGAACGGCCTGTCTGGCGTGATCAACGGGTCAGTAGAGTCATTAGACCCAAAGCGGTTTGAGAAAATCTccaacatcatcaaaacctACAAGCAGTCCATCACAAAGTTGAGAACaagcttcaacaatttAATTATTCGCGGCTCCAACGGCACGAGCTTCTACGTGGATATTCTCACGGATAATCTCTTCATCATGATTGTGCTCAAGGACAAGAGTGCAGATGACAACTACGTGAATGCACGGGAAGACCTTGTCATATTAGAAAACATCAAGGCTGCTCGCCGCTggtttgagaagattgagaaCGCCAAGTGA
- a CDS encoding protein-S-isoprenylcysteine carboxyl O-methyltransferase, with the protein MDYASYDPKKVRLHVVVLKAFILGAAITAACVVLAFSSSLQSFVARASIYAMAVSGFYMLEFLTTAVYNTGSIDDDSFIMNDLELHAVHVASLAESYFLHKHWKYHYISFWAGLAIMLASQFCRTLAMYTAGTSFHHYVQKERSQKHVLVEHGIYSFSRHPSYFGFFWWFVGCQILLQNAFTLVVGTYKLQGFFQARIEYEEQFLESFFGERYRAYSRRTRTWIPFIE; encoded by the coding sequence ATGGACTACGCCAGTTACGACCCAAAGAAGGTTCGTCTCCATGTTGTGGTGCTTAAAGCTTTCATACTAGGGGCGGCAATCACTGCAGCATGCGTGGTTTTGGCTTTCAGCTCGTCTTTGCAGTCCTTTGTCGCCAGAGCATCGATCTATGCCATGGCCGTGAGTGGATTCTACATGCTAGAGTTTCTCACCACAGCCGTGTATAACACGGGGTCCATTGACGACGACTCGTTCATCATGAACGATTTGGAGCTTCACGCTGTGCACGTGGCGTCATTGGCGGAATCATACTTTTTGCATAAACACTGGAAATATCACTACATTTCATTTTGGGCTGGGTTGGCGATAATGCTAGCAAGTCAGTTCTGCCGAACGTTGGCAATGTACACAGCAGGCACATCCTTCCACCACTATGTCCAAAAGGAACGGTCCCAGAAACATGTTCTTGTGGAGCACGGCATATACAGTTTTTCAAGACACCCGAGCTactttggcttcttctggtgGTTTGTAGGGTGCCAGATCTTGCTTCAGAATGCTTTCACCTTGGTAGTGGGAACATACAAGCTTCAAGGCTTCTTTCAGGCACGTATAGAGTACGAAGAACAGTTTCTTGagtccttctttggtgaaagGTACCGTGCCTACAGCCGACGTACACGTACATGGATACCCTTTATAGAGTAA
- a CDS encoding 60S ribosomal protein uL30, giving the protein MATTLKPETQIKKTKTDAKVLEKRAADKAARKEANKEKRKAIAERTAAYYKEYRDAERALIEAKREAKATNSFYVEAEPKLVFVIRIKGISKIPPKPRKILQLLRLTQINSGVFVKVTKATSELLKLAEPYITYGYPNLATVRKLIYKRGYGKINTQRIALTDNAIIEGALGKYGIASMEDLIHEIYTVGPNFKQVNNFLWPFHLSNPNGGFRARKFFHFIQGGDTGNREHFINNLVKQMN; this is encoded by the exons ATGGCTAC TACCTTGAAACCAGAGActcagatcaagaagaccaagaCCGACGCTAAGGTTCTTGAGAAGCGTGCCGCCGACAAGGCCGCCAGAAAAGAA GCtaacaaggagaagagaaaggcTATTGCTGAGAGAACCGCCGCCTACTACAAGGAGTACAGAGATGCTGAGCGTGCTCTTATTGAAGCCAAGCGTGAGGCCAAGGCCACCAACTCTTTCTACGTTGAGGCCGAGCCAAAGTTGGTGTTCGTCATCAGAATCAAGGGTATCTCCAAGATCCCACCAAAGCCAAGAAAGATCTTGCAGTTGCTCCGTTTGACTCAGATCAACTCTGGTGTTTTCGTCAAGGTTACCAAGGCCACCTCtgagttgctcaagttggCTGAGCCTTACATCACCTACGGTTACCCCAACTTGGCTACCGTGAGAAAGTTGATCTACAAGAGAGGTTACGGTAAGATCAACACCCAGAGAATCGCCTTGACTGACAACGCCATCATTGAGGGTGCTTTGGGCAAGTACGGTATTGCCTCCATGGAGGACTTGATCCACGAGATCTACACCGTTGGTCCTAACTTCAAGCAGgtcaacaacttcttgtgGCCATTCCACTTGTCCAACCCTAACGGTGGTTTCAGAGCTAGAAAGTTCTTCCACTTCATCCAGGGTGGTGACACTGGTAACAGAGAgcacttcatcaacaacttggttAAGCAGATGAACTAA